A portion of the Lacibacter sp. H375 genome contains these proteins:
- a CDS encoding LolA family protein, which produces MKSILLTAIAAIFSLSIMAQNQSLGKSDPAAKKILDAVSAKFKTFKAVQASFSFKNEDAKGKVLGIKKGSLFTKGTKYRVNITGGQDIYCDGTNIWNYDKSVNEVTISKYDASQNSITPQKLFTNFYDKDFLYKLNGEKKEAGKTLQEIELTPVDKTKSFFKVIVWVDKAAQTIYSTKVLEKSGNKYTYTVATLNGKAAVADAQFVFDKAKYPGVEVVDLR; this is translated from the coding sequence ATGAAATCAATCCTCTTAACAGCAATAGCTGCGATTTTTAGTTTATCGATCATGGCCCAGAACCAGAGTTTGGGTAAAAGTGATCCGGCAGCTAAAAAAATTCTTGATGCAGTAAGTGCAAAGTTCAAGACGTTTAAAGCAGTGCAGGCAAGTTTTTCTTTTAAGAATGAAGATGCAAAAGGAAAGGTGCTTGGCATCAAGAAAGGCTCTTTATTTACAAAGGGCACAAAGTATCGTGTAAACATCACAGGTGGTCAGGATATTTATTGTGATGGGACTAATATCTGGAACTACGATAAATCGGTGAATGAAGTAACTATTTCGAAATACGATGCTTCACAAAATTCTATTACACCCCAAAAGTTGTTTACCAATTTCTACGACAAAGATTTTCTTTACAAGCTGAATGGCGAAAAGAAAGAAGCTGGTAAAACACTTCAGGAAATTGAATTAACACCAGTTGATAAAACAAAGTCTTTTTTCAAAGTAATTGTGTGGGTAGATAAAGCTGCTCAAACGATCTACAGTACCAAAGTATTAGAGAAGAGTGGTAACAAATATACTTATACTGTTGCAACACTTAATGGAAAAGCCGCTGTAGCAGATGCACAGTTTGTGTTTGATAAAGCAAAATACCCCGGTGTAGAAGTAGTTGATCTTCGCTAA
- a CDS encoding FtsK/SpoIIIE family DNA translocase, translating to MASNRTKDKKKKESPEQLKQEKEEQINVKELVKDERTHKIAGIALFIVSLVLFIAFTSYLFTWKEDQDKVLRHGAGVLFDEEIAVSNLLGRFGAWVSHLFFYKGFGVSSYLICSFFFIIGTNFLFGKKVFSMARNLKYVLVGLLVLPVFFSFFMKGFGFPWGGAFGNYSASWLNGFVGTAGTGLILSLAAVSYLIWRFNPVFKLPAKKPKEIIVDPIPEEIAERVAIDVNEKFAIEEQAKNQLKKESSFTPLPLAEEKENPLHSFVINEKEEDVIAVTPLPVKEQTHTEPSVEMTIPYADKPKKPAKMDEEEVGPPLEIKNLTDEEEDDDEDESPVKKIVENLPPYDPFLDLKDYKFPSLNLLENHGSEKIVQDPHELESYKNQIISTLRNYDIEIQKIFATVGPTVTLYEIVPAAGVRISRIKNLEDDIALSLAALGIRIIAPIPGKGTIGIEVPNVKKTVVSMKTLLSSEKFQHNNFGLPIAIGKKIDNENFIVDLTTMPHLLMAGATGQGKSVGLNAILVSLLYKKHPSQLKFVLIDPKKVELSLYRHIENHFLAKLPGEEESIITDTKKVINTLNALCIEMDNRYDLLKEAGCRNLREYNEKFVARKLNPQKGHQYLPFIVLVIDEFADLIMTAGKEVEMPIARLAQLARAVGIHLIIATQRPSVNIITGTIKANFPARIAFKVSSKVDSRTILDTGGAEQLIGKGDMLISYNGELTRLQCAFVDTPEVDDIVSFISKQRGYPQPFLLPEYVDEKELEGKDFDLSDRDALFEDAARLIVQNQVGSTSLLQRRMKLGYNRAGRLMDQLEAAGIVGPSQGSKARDVLIKTESELNQHLEMMG from the coding sequence ATGGCCTCAAACCGCACGAAAGACAAGAAGAAAAAGGAAAGCCCTGAACAGCTGAAGCAGGAAAAAGAGGAGCAGATAAACGTAAAGGAACTGGTGAAGGACGAGCGAACACATAAGATCGCCGGCATTGCTTTATTTATTGTTTCGCTTGTTTTGTTTATTGCATTTACATCTTATCTGTTTACCTGGAAAGAAGACCAGGACAAAGTGCTGCGTCATGGAGCGGGAGTTTTATTCGACGAAGAAATAGCTGTCTCTAACCTGTTGGGTCGTTTTGGTGCCTGGGTATCGCATTTGTTTTTTTACAAAGGATTTGGTGTTTCGTCTTACCTCATTTGTAGTTTCTTTTTTATAATCGGCACTAATTTTTTATTCGGGAAGAAAGTTTTTTCAATGGCCCGCAATCTCAAGTATGTGTTGGTTGGTTTGTTGGTGCTGCCTGTGTTCTTTTCATTTTTTATGAAAGGATTTGGTTTTCCATGGGGTGGGGCTTTTGGTAATTATTCAGCCAGCTGGTTAAATGGTTTTGTTGGTACTGCCGGTACGGGGTTGATCTTGTCACTGGCAGCAGTTTCTTACCTTATCTGGCGTTTTAACCCGGTGTTTAAATTACCTGCAAAAAAACCTAAAGAAATTATTGTTGATCCAATACCGGAAGAAATTGCTGAACGTGTAGCCATTGACGTTAATGAAAAATTTGCAATTGAAGAGCAGGCAAAAAATCAACTCAAAAAGGAATCTTCTTTTACGCCATTGCCATTAGCAGAAGAAAAAGAAAATCCGCTCCATAGCTTTGTCATTAATGAAAAGGAAGAAGATGTTATTGCTGTAACTCCGCTTCCTGTCAAAGAACAAACGCATACAGAACCATCGGTTGAAATGACCATTCCATATGCAGATAAACCAAAGAAGCCTGCGAAGATGGATGAAGAGGAGGTTGGGCCTCCATTAGAAATAAAAAACTTAACTGATGAGGAAGAAGACGATGATGAGGACGAATCTCCCGTTAAAAAAATAGTAGAAAATTTACCTCCGTACGATCCATTCCTTGATCTGAAAGATTATAAATTCCCATCATTGAATTTGCTGGAGAATCACGGCAGCGAAAAAATTGTACAGGATCCGCATGAACTGGAGAGTTACAAAAACCAGATCATCAGTACACTCCGCAACTACGATATTGAGATACAGAAAATATTTGCAACAGTTGGTCCAACAGTAACGCTGTATGAAATTGTTCCTGCTGCTGGTGTGCGTATCTCCCGTATCAAAAACCTGGAAGATGATATTGCGTTAAGTCTTGCAGCATTAGGTATTCGTATCATTGCGCCAATTCCCGGTAAAGGCACCATTGGTATTGAAGTGCCGAATGTGAAGAAGACGGTGGTGAGTATGAAAACATTATTGTCTTCAGAAAAATTTCAGCATAACAATTTTGGTTTGCCGATCGCCATCGGTAAAAAGATCGATAACGAAAACTTCATTGTTGATCTTACAACAATGCCTCACTTGCTTATGGCTGGTGCAACGGGGCAGGGTAAATCAGTTGGATTGAATGCGATACTTGTTTCACTCTTGTATAAAAAGCATCCATCGCAATTGAAGTTTGTGTTGATCGATCCCAAGAAAGTAGAGTTGAGTTTATATCGACATATCGAAAATCATTTCTTGGCGAAACTTCCAGGCGAAGAAGAATCGATTATTACTGATACCAAAAAAGTGATCAATACACTTAATGCTTTGTGTATTGAAATGGATAACCGTTATGATCTGTTGAAAGAAGCTGGTTGTCGTAACCTGCGTGAATACAATGAAAAATTTGTTGCACGTAAACTCAATCCACAAAAAGGTCATCAATATCTTCCATTCATTGTATTGGTTATTGATGAGTTTGCTGATCTGATCATGACAGCGGGTAAAGAAGTTGAAATGCCCATTGCACGTTTAGCACAGTTGGCTCGTGCAGTTGGCATTCATCTAATTATTGCAACACAACGTCCTTCCGTAAATATCATCACAGGTACTATTAAAGCCAATTTCCCTGCAAGGATTGCATTTAAAGTATCGTCCAAGGTCGACAGTCGTACTATCCTTGATACGGGAGGCGCTGAACAGTTGATCGGTAAAGGTGATATGCTTATCAGCTATAATGGTGAACTTACCCGCTTGCAGTGTGCTTTTGTTGATACACCTGAAGTAGATGATATCGTTTCATTCATCAGTAAACAGCGTGGTTATCCGCAACCGTTTTTACTGCCTGAGTATGTTGATGAGAAAGAACTGGAGGGAAAGGATTTTGATTTATCAGACAGAGATGCTCTCTTTGAAGATGCCGCCCGTTTGATCGTACAGAACCAGGTTGGCTCTACTTCGCTGCTGCAACGCCGCATGAAGCTGGGTTATAACCGAGCCGGTCGCTTAATGGATCAGCTGGAAGCAGCTGGAATTGTAGGGCCGAGCCAAGGCAGTAAGGCAAGGGATGTACTCATCAAAACAGAATCGGAGCTGAATCAGCATCTTGAAATGATGGGATAG